A region of Cellulophaga sp. RHA19 DNA encodes the following proteins:
- a CDS encoding SIR2 family NAD-dependent protein deacylase, giving the protein MKNIVLLTGAGISAESGIKTFRDADGLWEGHNVMQVASPQGFAANPELVLDFYNQRRKQLLTVKPNKAHLAITKLQEHFNVTVVTQNVDDLHERAGNKNVVHLHGELLKVRCTKNENEVLEWKKDLVLGNLSSTNKQLRPHIVWFGEEVPLLQKAAEITKTADILIIIGTSMQVYPAASLLHYANNGTPIYFIDPNPSIKQSDFDSLTIINKTAVNGLPTLVSTLIDTEL; this is encoded by the coding sequence ATGAAAAACATTGTTTTACTTACTGGAGCCGGAATTAGCGCAGAAAGTGGTATTAAAACATTTAGAGATGCTGATGGTCTGTGGGAAGGCCACAATGTTATGCAAGTAGCTTCTCCGCAGGGGTTTGCTGCAAATCCTGAGTTAGTTTTAGATTTTTATAACCAAAGAAGAAAGCAATTATTAACCGTAAAACCTAATAAAGCACATTTAGCTATTACAAAGTTACAAGAGCACTTTAATGTAACTGTAGTTACCCAAAATGTAGATGATTTACACGAGCGTGCAGGCAACAAAAACGTGGTTCACTTACATGGCGAATTATTAAAAGTACGTTGCACAAAAAATGAAAATGAGGTACTAGAATGGAAAAAAGATTTGGTTTTAGGTAACTTATCGTCAACAAACAAGCAATTAAGACCACATATTGTTTGGTTTGGAGAAGAGGTTCCTTTATTACAAAAAGCAGCAGAAATAACAAAAACCGCAGACATACTTATTATAATTGGTACGTCTATGCAAGTATATCCGGCTGCTAGTTTATTACATTATGCAAATAATGGTACTCCTATTTATTTTATAGATCCCAACCCAAGTATTAAACAGAGTGATTTTGACAGCCTTACAATTATAAATAAAACTGCCGTTAATGGCTTACCTACTCTTGTTTCAACTTTAATTGATACAGAGCTCTAG
- a CDS encoding PPK2 family polyphosphate kinase — protein sequence MRNVDIKNYKVTEEVKLSNKPTLETFGKSDKKLKKELEDIREELGDFQDTLYAHGKYSVLICLQGMDTAGKDSLIREIFKDFNARGVVVHSFKVPTELERKHDYLWRHYIALPAKGKFGVFNRTHYENVLVTRVHPEYIMGEHIPGIHSVDDIDDAFWAKRFEQINNFEKHIAENGTLIYKFYLHLSKEEQRQRLIRRLDLKEKNWKFSPGDLKERKLWDTYQHCYEDAINKTSKTHAPWYVVPADNKKGARVVVASILLQELKKYKDIKEPELDDEIKANLEMYKTQLESE from the coding sequence GTGCGCAACGTAGATATAAAAAATTACAAGGTAACAGAAGAGGTAAAACTTTCTAATAAACCTACATTAGAAACCTTTGGAAAATCTGATAAAAAACTAAAGAAAGAGTTAGAAGATATTAGAGAAGAATTAGGCGATTTTCAAGACACATTGTACGCCCACGGTAAATACAGTGTTTTAATTTGCTTACAAGGAATGGATACTGCTGGGAAGGATAGCTTAATTCGTGAAATTTTTAAAGATTTTAATGCCCGTGGTGTTGTGGTGCATAGTTTTAAAGTACCAACAGAATTAGAGCGTAAGCATGACTATTTGTGGAGGCATTACATAGCATTGCCTGCAAAGGGTAAATTTGGGGTTTTTAATAGAACACATTATGAAAATGTTTTGGTAACGCGCGTACACCCAGAGTATATTATGGGAGAGCATATACCAGGTATACATAGTGTAGATGATATTGATGATGCTTTTTGGGCAAAAAGATTTGAGCAAATAAATAATTTTGAAAAGCATATAGCAGAAAACGGGACGTTAATTTATAAGTTTTACTTGCATTTATCTAAAGAAGAACAGCGCCAAAGGTTAATACGTAGGTTAGATTTAAAAGAAAAAAACTGGAAATTTTCACCTGGAGATTTAAAGGAACGTAAACTTTGGGATACCTACCAACATTGTTATGAGGATGCAATAAATAAGACTTCTAAAACACACGCGCCTTGGTATGTTGTACCTGCAGATAATAAAAAAGGAGCTAGAGTAGTTGTGGCATCAATATTATTACAAGAATTAAAAAAGTATAAAGATATTAAGGAGCCAGAATTAGACGATGAAATTAAGGCTAATCTAGAAATGTATAAAACACAATTAGAATCTGAATAG
- a CDS encoding adenylosuccinate lyase: MTKTELYLWLKSSVNHSREKRQQISGVILKEPSLVTDLLSIVLNVNDPISCKAAWVLEFAFKENNSIIFPVITTFLNGLKSLKLESSIRPCAKICEILMLQYFSKKENSIQQTLKTKHLELITSACFDWLIGDHKVATQAYSMTSLFLLGKKYAWIHPDLRSVLEKNYNTGTAAYKARARLTLAKIK; encoded by the coding sequence GTGACTAAAACAGAATTATATTTGTGGTTAAAAAGTAGTGTAAATCACTCTAGAGAAAAAAGACAACAAATTTCTGGTGTTATTTTAAAAGAGCCTAGTTTGGTTACAGATTTACTTAGTATTGTTTTAAACGTAAACGATCCTATTTCTTGTAAAGCTGCCTGGGTATTAGAGTTTGCTTTTAAAGAGAATAATAGCATTATTTTTCCGGTAATTACTACATTTTTAAACGGATTAAAATCTTTAAAATTAGAATCTAGTATTAGACCTTGTGCTAAAATTTGTGAAATTTTGATGTTACAATATTTCTCAAAAAAAGAAAACTCCATTCAACAAACACTCAAAACTAAACATCTAGAACTAATTACTTCTGCTTGTTTTGACTGGTTAATTGGCGACCATAAAGTTGCTACACAAGCCTACTCAATGACAAGCCTATTTCTACTAGGAAAAAAGTATGCCTGGATACACCCAGATTTACGTAGTGTATTAGAAAAAAATTACAATACAGGAACTGCAGCATACAAAGCTAGAGCCCGTTTAACGTTGGCAAAAATTAAATAA
- a CDS encoding SRPBCC family protein, with translation MIAVYVLAGLVTLIIILAVIAPKTFNVYRSIDILKPKEEVFNYILLLKNQEIWSPWAKKDPNMARKYTGTDGQIGFVSYWNGNKEVGEGEQEITNIIDGERIEGELRFFKPFRTTSDCYFNVYNLEDTKTKVTWGFSGKNAFPISIVMLFINMDKEVGKDFEEGLSALKTKLES, from the coding sequence ATGATAGCTGTTTATGTACTAGCCGGTTTAGTAACACTTATAATAATTTTAGCAGTAATAGCACCTAAAACATTTAATGTTTATAGGTCTATAGATATACTAAAGCCTAAAGAAGAAGTTTTTAATTATATTTTATTACTAAAAAACCAAGAAATATGGTCTCCTTGGGCTAAAAAAGACCCTAATATGGCACGTAAGTACACAGGCACAGATGGTCAAATTGGTTTTGTGAGTTACTGGAACGGAAATAAAGAAGTAGGAGAAGGTGAACAGGAAATTACCAATATTATTGATGGTGAGCGTATAGAAGGCGAGTTGCGTTTTTTTAAACCATTTAGGACCACCTCTGATTGTTATTTTAATGTCTATAATTTAGAGGACACAAAAACCAAAGTTACTTGGGGTTTTTCAGGTAAAAATGCATTTCCTATAAGTATTGTTATGCTTTTTATAAATATGGATAAAGAAGTAGGTAAAGATTTTGAAGAAGGATTATCTGCTTTAAAAACAAAGTTAGAGAGTTAG
- the purB gene encoding adenylosuccinate lyase, with product MSLNQLNAISPIDGRYRNKVDALGPFFSEEALIKYRVRVEIEYFIALCEIPLPQLESFDTALFENLRSIYKNFSTEDAQAIKEIEKVTNHDVKAVEYFIKKEFDKLGLEEYKEFIHFGLTSQDINNTAIPLSIKEAMNEVYVPMYFDVVEKLEELVTEWAEVSMLARTHGQPASPTRLGKEIEVFVVRLKEQFNLLNDVPSAAKFGGATGNFNAHKVAYPNIDWRAFGQQFVQEKLDLQHSFPTTQIEHYDHMAALFDTLKRINTIIIDLDRDFWTYVSMDYFKQKIKAGEVGSSAMPHKVNPIDFENSEGNLGIANAIFEHLSAKLPISRLQRDLTDSTVLRNAGVPFAHTIIAFGSTLKGLNKLLLNKEKFEQDLENNWAVVAEAIQTILRREAYPNPYEALKGLTRTNEKINQKSIANFIDTLEVSDAIKTELKAITPSNYTGI from the coding sequence ATGTCTTTAAACCAATTAAATGCTATTTCTCCTATAGACGGAAGATACAGAAACAAAGTTGATGCTCTAGGTCCTTTTTTCTCTGAAGAAGCATTGATAAAATACAGAGTTAGAGTAGAAATTGAATATTTTATTGCTTTATGCGAAATTCCGTTACCGCAATTAGAATCTTTTGATACTGCTTTGTTTGAAAACTTACGTTCTATTTACAAAAACTTTTCTACTGAAGATGCACAAGCTATTAAAGAAATAGAAAAGGTTACCAACCATGATGTAAAGGCTGTTGAGTACTTTATTAAAAAAGAATTTGACAAGTTAGGTTTAGAAGAATACAAAGAGTTTATACACTTTGGTTTAACATCGCAAGACATTAACAACACTGCTATACCGCTTTCTATAAAAGAGGCAATGAACGAGGTTTACGTTCCTATGTATTTTGATGTTGTAGAAAAATTAGAAGAATTAGTTACAGAATGGGCAGAGGTTTCTATGCTTGCAAGAACCCACGGACAGCCAGCTTCTCCAACTCGTTTAGGAAAAGAAATAGAGGTTTTTGTGGTTCGTTTAAAAGAACAATTTAATTTATTAAATGATGTACCAAGTGCGGCTAAATTTGGTGGTGCTACTGGTAATTTTAATGCACATAAAGTTGCCTACCCTAATATTGATTGGAGAGCATTTGGACAACAGTTTGTACAAGAAAAGTTAGACTTACAACACTCTTTCCCAACTACACAAATAGAGCATTATGACCATATGGCGGCTTTGTTTGATACGCTTAAGCGTATAAATACTATTATTATAGATTTAGACAGAGATTTTTGGACATATGTGTCTATGGATTACTTTAAACAAAAAATTAAAGCTGGTGAAGTTGGTTCTTCTGCCATGCCACACAAAGTTAACCCTATAGATTTTGAAAACTCTGAAGGAAACTTAGGTATAGCTAACGCCATTTTTGAGCACTTATCTGCCAAATTACCTATCTCTAGATTACAAAGAGATTTAACAGACAGTACTGTACTTAGAAACGCTGGTGTACCTTTTGCACACACTATAATTGCTTTTGGTTCTACTCTAAAAGGATTAAATAAATTATTGTTAAACAAAGAAAAGTTTGAGCAAGATTTAGAAAACAATTGGGCTGTAGTTGCAGAGGCTATACAAACTATTTTACGTCGTGAGGCTTACCCTAACCCTTATGAAGCATTAAAAGGTTTAACTAGGACAAACGAAAAAATTAATCAGAAATCTATAGCTAACTTTATAGATACTTTAGAAGTTTCTGATGCTATTAAAACTGAATTAAAAGCTATTACACCAAGTAACTATACTGGTATTTAA
- a CDS encoding TrmH family RNA methyltransferase, which translates to MTDTKLLTYLENIISEERKERFLDILKDRTNYITVAIEDVFQMHNTSAVIRSCDAFGVQTAHLIESKYSEPLDKNIAMGAQQWVSTPRYNTTTECIDTLRKDGYKIIATSPHTDSHLLDDFKIDDKIALFFGTERSGLSQEVLDKADGYVKIPMVGFSESLNISVSAAIILQHMTTELKKEVKDWELTPEEKVAIRLDWTKKSIKSIDDILERYYKENTQ; encoded by the coding sequence ATGACAGACACTAAACTATTAACTTATTTAGAAAACATAATAAGCGAAGAACGTAAAGAACGCTTTTTAGACATTTTAAAAGACAGAACAAATTACATAACAGTAGCTATAGAAGACGTTTTTCAAATGCATAATACCAGTGCAGTTATTAGAAGTTGTGATGCTTTTGGTGTACAAACGGCACATTTAATAGAAAGTAAATACAGTGAGCCTTTAGATAAAAATATAGCTATGGGAGCCCAACAATGGGTTAGCACACCAAGATATAATACTACTACAGAGTGTATAGATACGCTGCGTAAAGATGGCTACAAAATTATAGCAACTTCTCCGCATACAGACTCTCACTTATTAGACGATTTTAAGATTGATGATAAAATTGCTTTGTTTTTTGGTACAGAAAGAAGTGGTTTAAGTCAAGAAGTATTAGACAAGGCAGATGGTTATGTAAAAATACCAATGGTTGGTTTTAGTGAGAGTTTAAATATATCTGTATCTGCTGCCATAATCTTGCAGCATATGACTACCGAGTTAAAAAAAGAGGTTAAAGATTGGGAGCTTACACCAGAAGAAAAAGTAGCAATTAGGTTAGACTGGACAAAAAAATCTATAAAAAGTATAGATGATATTTTAGAACGTTATTATAAAGAAAATACACAGTAA
- a CDS encoding heme-binding domain-containing protein: MKLLKKILLALLVILIAMQFYRPEKNSSETDLKTAFLTETNPSKEVQKILATSCYDCHSNTTAYPWYNNIAPVSYWLSDHVKDGKKHLNFSEWENYSIKKKDHKLDEVLETVESGEMPLKEYTWTHTEANLTEAQKQALINWVKNTRALYQLKLKQE, encoded by the coding sequence ATGAAATTACTAAAAAAAATATTACTTGCCTTACTAGTTATTTTAATTGCAATGCAATTTTACAGACCAGAAAAAAATAGCTCAGAAACAGATTTAAAAACTGCCTTTTTAACAGAAACAAACCCGTCTAAAGAAGTACAAAAAATACTAGCAACTAGTTGTTATGACTGTCATAGTAACACCACAGCATATCCTTGGTATAATAATATTGCGCCAGTTTCTTATTGGTTGTCAGACCACGTAAAAGACGGTAAAAAACATTTAAATTTCTCTGAATGGGAAAATTACTCCATAAAGAAAAAAGACCATAAACTTGATGAGGTATTAGAAACTGTAGAGAGCGGAGAAATGCCTTTAAAAGAGTATACTTGGACGCATACCGAAGCTAATTTAACAGAAGCACAAAAACAAGCTTTAATTAATTGGGTTAAAAATACTAGAGCTCTGTATCAATTAAAGTTGAAACAAGAGTAG
- a CDS encoding endonuclease gives MMKNYLKVFVSIGMLLLTALGYCQVPAYYNGTDVTQTGGNLKTDLSNLVTTTQNTVLSYTPGVWEALKQTDLDPANSNNVLLVYGYNDADGNTTTDRTRSKNRNGGGVGDWNREHVFPKSLGNPNLGTSGPGSDAHHLRSSDVQFNSLRNNHPFGAGSGNAGLMSGNNWYPGDEWKGDVARMILYMYIRYGNQCLPTAVGTGATTYSADVPDIFLEWNAQDPVSQVEINRNVLLEGIQGNRNPFIDNPAFATAIWGGPQAENRFNNTSSDTEAPTAPLNLVAANTTETETLLSWDAATDNVGVTAYQIFNGTTLAGVVSGTSYQVTNLTAETTYTFTIKALDAAGNISVNSNTASVTTLEGTVVTPPTGDYIVFQGYESTATDNWNYTASPNNCNDGGSDVWDVVTSVGSISTPSTGANFFGIRDLEGNCGTADGGTLTFDTVDVSAFTDVSLSFAVNVVGYDVTNGDTISYEIFHDGTSQGVQVVTVGSPYSTTGWEQITALVPNTVSSVSLQLFVKQNGGSDYAGFDDVRLEGTSSTPVTPSILINEIDADTPGTDTQEFVELFDGGTGNTSLDGLVMVLYNGSNNLSYAAYDLDGYATDANGYFVIGNVDVPNVSLVIPSNGLQNGADAVVIYTGDASDFSNGSEISTDNIVDAVVYDTNDSDDAELLVLLNAGEAQVNEGGAGDKDNHSSQRILNGAGGAQNTSTFAQEAPTPGAANGEVVVVPPAEASILINELDADTAGIDTQEFVELFDGGAGNTALDGKVLVFYNGSNNQSYAAYDLDGYTTNANGYFVVGNVDVPNVNIVIPSNGLQNGADAVALYTGDATDFPNNSEISTANLLDALVYDTNDSDDAELLVLLNAGEAQINEDGSGDKDAHSLQRYTNGSGVALSTATYVQALPTPGTSNTNATEPITLVINEVDADTAGTDTQEFVELFDGGKGNTALDGFVLVHYNGSNNQSYAAYDLDGYATNAEGYFVMGNVDVPNVSLVIPSNGLQNGADAVALYAGNASDFSNATVTTNGLIDALVYDTNDNDATELLVLLNPGEAQINEDELGNKDGHSSQRFPNGQGGARNTTTYTQAIPSPGTENGAVIPPPAVISIAEARNVADGEVVTVTGVLTVADAFAGSAYIQDTTGAIAIFDELVHGDGVFTVGDSITVTGTRSAFNDQLQIATVTNVENNGIPTNTIEPVTITLVELANHPAELVKVINPTFPKPGDILFGNSNYTITDASGNGSLRIDNDVEAIVGLGQPNICTEITGVVGRFYENYQLLPRSAEDMPCAGEYVPPTIPVQIGKDKTLDVVAWNIEWFGDEANSPAAGNPMSDAIQKDSTKSIIKKLNADIYAVEEIADEVLFAQMVSELPGYDYVLSPAVSRPNDSGVSQKLGFIYNTSTVNVVDTKVLLQTIHPLYNGGDDSALVNYPSTTDRFYASGRLPFLMTADVTINGTIEQINVVALHARANSGTDAQGRYDMRKYDVEVLKDTLDVQYADKKLILLGDYNDDVDTTVADITTTTTSSFNAYATDEVNYNIVSKTLSNQDFRSYVFRENMIDHITITNELNDNYIAESVRVHYEFYDSDYPNTVSDHFPVSARFQLKGLELVSISTTNVTCGSATDGTATVAIEGGAKPYSYDWSNGDTTEVATNLEAGTHSVIVTDALGNEVTEEFSVTAPEAITVSVSDDTKVYLGFDSCTTLSVNNIKGGVAPYSYEWSNGETTQDIKACPEATTTYIVTVTDANGCSATADVTVEVEDVRCGNAYRPGVEVCYRGKSYCMSKWAAAVFIKYYGATLGACDAVEQVSITNLRLYPNPFRNYLNIQLNSNIETRADFVIYNFYGRKVFSSQEKLRAGKSNLTYNLSYLRRGKYFLKVRVNGITQKARLLIKR, from the coding sequence ATGATGAAAAATTACCTTAAAGTATTCGTTTCCATTGGAATGCTACTTTTGACAGCCTTAGGCTACTGTCAAGTGCCAGCCTATTACAACGGAACAGATGTTACCCAAACAGGTGGTAACTTAAAAACCGACTTATCAAACTTAGTTACAACAACACAAAATACTGTACTAAGTTACACACCAGGCGTGTGGGAAGCTTTAAAACAAACAGACTTAGATCCGGCAAACTCTAATAATGTATTGTTAGTTTATGGTTATAATGATGCAGATGGTAACACAACTACAGACCGTACTAGAAGTAAAAACAGAAATGGTGGTGGTGTTGGCGATTGGAACAGAGAACACGTTTTTCCAAAATCATTAGGAAATCCTAATCTAGGAACATCGGGTCCGGGATCAGATGCTCACCATTTAAGATCATCAGACGTGCAGTTTAATTCATTACGTAATAACCACCCATTTGGTGCTGGTAGTGGTAATGCAGGTTTAATGAGCGGTAACAATTGGTATCCAGGAGATGAGTGGAAAGGTGATGTTGCTAGAATGATATTGTATATGTACATACGTTACGGCAACCAATGTTTACCAACAGCAGTAGGTACAGGTGCAACTACGTATAGTGCAGATGTTCCAGATATTTTTTTAGAGTGGAATGCACAAGATCCGGTTTCTCAAGTTGAAATTAACAGAAATGTATTGTTAGAAGGAATACAAGGAAATAGAAACCCTTTTATAGATAATCCTGCTTTTGCAACTGCTATTTGGGGAGGACCACAAGCAGAAAACAGATTTAACAATACAAGTTCAGATACAGAAGCTCCAACTGCACCTTTAAATTTGGTTGCAGCAAACACAACAGAAACAGAGACACTATTAAGTTGGGATGCTGCTACAGATAATGTAGGTGTTACAGCGTATCAAATTTTTAATGGAACTACTTTAGCAGGTGTTGTTAGCGGTACATCATACCAAGTAACAAACTTAACTGCAGAAACTACGTATACTTTTACTATAAAAGCGTTAGACGCAGCAGGTAACATATCTGTAAATAGTAATACGGCTTCTGTTACAACTTTAGAGGGTACAGTGGTTACACCACCAACAGGAGATTATATTGTTTTTCAAGGATATGAGAGCACTGCTACAGATAACTGGAACTATACAGCATCACCAAATAATTGCAATGATGGTGGTAGTGATGTTTGGGATGTGGTTACAAGTGTAGGATCAATAAGCACACCAAGTACAGGTGCTAATTTTTTTGGAATTAGAGATTTAGAAGGTAATTGTGGTACAGCAGATGGCGGTACATTAACTTTTGATACTGTAGATGTTTCTGCTTTTACAGACGTGAGTTTATCATTTGCAGTAAATGTTGTTGGTTATGATGTTACTAATGGCGATACAATTAGCTATGAAATTTTTCACGATGGTACATCTCAAGGGGTACAAGTTGTAACAGTTGGTAGTCCGTATAGCACTACAGGTTGGGAGCAAATTACAGCTTTAGTTCCTAATACGGTTTCTTCAGTAAGTTTGCAGTTATTTGTAAAACAAAACGGAGGAAGTGATTATGCAGGTTTTGATGATGTTCGTTTGGAAGGAACTTCTTCTACACCAGTAACTCCATCAATCTTAATAAATGAAATAGATGCAGACACACCAGGTACAGATACACAAGAATTTGTAGAGTTGTTTGATGGTGGAACAGGAAATACTTCTTTAGATGGCCTTGTTATGGTTCTTTATAATGGCTCTAACAACTTAAGTTATGCAGCTTATGATTTGGATGGATACGCTACAGACGCTAATGGTTATTTTGTTATAGGAAATGTAGATGTGCCAAACGTAAGTTTAGTTATACCAAGTAACGGATTACAAAATGGTGCAGATGCAGTTGTAATATATACTGGTGATGCTTCAGATTTTTCAAACGGATCTGAAATCTCAACAGATAATATAGTTGATGCTGTTGTGTATGATACTAACGATAGTGACGATGCAGAATTGTTAGTATTGTTAAACGCTGGTGAAGCTCAGGTAAATGAGGGCGGAGCAGGAGATAAAGACAATCATTCTTCTCAACGTATATTAAACGGAGCAGGAGGAGCACAAAACACTTCTACTTTTGCACAAGAAGCACCAACACCAGGAGCTGCAAACGGAGAGGTTGTAGTTGTACCACCAGCAGAGGCATCAATATTAATAAATGAGTTAGATGCAGATACAGCAGGTATAGATACACAAGAGTTTGTAGAACTGTTTGATGGTGGAGCAGGAAATACTGCTTTAGATGGTAAAGTGTTGGTTTTTTATAATGGATCTAACAACCAGAGTTACGCAGCTTATGATTTAGACGGATACACAACTAATGCAAACGGATATTTTGTAGTTGGTAACGTAGATGTGCCAAATGTAAATATTGTAATACCAAGTAACGGATTACAAAACGGTGCAGATGCTGTTGCTTTATATACTGGTGATGCTACAGATTTTCCAAACAATTCAGAAATAAGTACAGCAAACCTTTTAGATGCTTTAGTGTATGATACTAACGATAGTGACGATGCAGAATTGTTGGTATTGTTAAACGCAGGTGAGGCACAAATAAATGAAGATGGCTCTGGTGATAAAGATGCACATTCTTTACAACGTTACACTAATGGTTCTGGAGTTGCATTAAGCACTGCTACTTATGTACAGGCTTTACCAACACCAGGAACATCTAACACAAATGCTACTGAGCCAATTACCTTAGTTATTAATGAGGTAGACGCAGATACCGCAGGTACAGATACACAAGAGTTTGTAGAGTTGTTTGACGGTGGTAAGGGTAATACAGCTTTAGATGGTTTTGTTTTAGTACACTACAACGGTTCTAACAACCAGAGTTATGCGGCTTATGATTTAGATGGATACGCAACTAATGCAGAAGGTTATTTTGTAATGGGTAATGTAGATGTGCCAAATGTAAGCTTAGTTATACCTAGTAATGGTTTGCAAAATGGTGCAGATGCAGTTGCTTTATATGCAGGTAATGCATCAGACTTTAGTAATGCGACTGTAACCACAAATGGTTTAATAGATGCCTTGGTGTATGATACTAACGATAATGATGCTACAGAATTATTAGTTCTTTTAAACCCAGGTGAAGCTCAAATTAACGAAGATGAATTAGGAAATAAAGACGGACATTCATCACAACGTTTCCCAAACGGACAAGGCGGAGCAAGAAACACAACAACGTATACACAAGCTATACCGTCTCCAGGTACAGAAAACGGAGCTGTTATACCACCACCAGCAGTTATTAGTATTGCAGAGGCAAGAAATGTAGCAGACGGAGAAGTGGTTACTGTAACAGGAGTGTTAACGGTTGCAGATGCTTTTGCTGGTTCTGCTTATATACAAGATACAACAGGAGCAATTGCTATTTTTGATGAGTTGGTACACGGAGATGGTGTTTTTACGGTAGGTGATTCTATTACTGTAACAGGTACAAGATCTGCTTTTAATGATCAATTACAAATAGCAACAGTTACCAATGTAGAAAATAATGGTATACCTACAAATACAATAGAGCCAGTAACTATTACTTTGGTAGAGTTGGCTAATCATCCGGCAGAATTAGTAAAAGTTATTAATCCTACTTTTCCTAAGCCAGGAGATATATTGTTCGGAAATTCTAACTACACTATAACAGATGCATCTGGTAACGGATCTTTAAGAATAGATAACGATGTAGAAGCTATAGTTGGTTTAGGTCAGCCTAATATATGTACAGAAATAACAGGTGTAGTTGGTCGTTTTTATGAAAATTACCAGTTACTACCAAGATCTGCAGAAGATATGCCTTGTGCAGGAGAATATGTGCCACCAACAATTCCTGTACAAATAGGAAAAGACAAAACATTAGATGTTGTAGCTTGGAATATAGAGTGGTTTGGAGATGAAGCAAACTCGCCAGCAGCTGGTAACCCAATGTCTGATGCAATACAGAAAGACAGTACAAAGTCTATAATTAAAAAATTAAACGCAGATATTTATGCTGTAGAAGAAATTGCAGATGAGGTTTTATTTGCTCAAATGGTAAGTGAACTTCCTGGTTATGACTATGTACTTTCACCGGCAGTTTCTAGACCTAACGATTCAGGTGTTAGTCAAAAATTAGGATTTATTTACAATACGTCAACTGTAAATGTAGTAGACACAAAAGTATTATTACAAACTATTCATCCATTATACAATGGTGGAGATGATTCTGCTTTGGTAAATTATCCAAGTACAACAGACCGTTTTTATGCTAGTGGGCGTTTACCATTTTTAATGACAGCAGATGTAACCATTAATGGTACTATAGAGCAAATAAATGTGGTAGCATTGCACGCAAGGGCTAACAGTGGTACAGATGCACAAGGTAGATATGATATGCGTAAGTATGATGTTGAGGTATTAAAAGATACTTTAGATGTACAATATGCAGATAAAAAACTTATTTTATTAGGTGATTATAATGATGATGTAGATACAACAGTTGCAGATATTACAACAACTACAACATCTAGTTTTAATGCTTATGCAACAGATGAGGTTAATTATAATATAGTTTCAAAAACATTAAGTAATCAGGATTTTAGATCGTATGTTTTTAGAGAAAATATGATAGATCATATTACTATTACAAACGAGTTAAATGACAACTATATAGCAGAATCTGTACGTGTACATTATGAGTTTTATGATAGTGATTACCCAAACACAGTATCAGATCACTTTCCGGTATCTGCGCGTTTTCAGTTAAAGGGCCTAGAACTAGTAAGTATATCTACAACAAATGTTACTTGTGGTTCTGCTACAGATGGTACTGCTACAGTAGCTATAGAAGGTGGTGCAAAACCATATTCATATGACTGGAGTAATGGTGACACTACTGAAGTAGCAACAAACTTAGAAGCTGGTACGCACAGTGTAATTGTTACAGATGCTTTAGGAAATGAGGTTACTGAAGAATTTAGTGTTACAGCACCAGAGGCAATAACGGTTTCTGTTTCTGACGACACTAAAGTTTACTTAGGTTTTGACTCTTGTACTACACTAAGTGTTAATAATATTAAAGGTGGTGTAGCTCCTTACAGTTACGAATGGAGTAACGGAGAAACAACACAAGACATAAAAGCGTGTCCTGAGGCTACAACAACATATATTGTAACTGTTACAGATGCTAATGGATGTTCTGCTACTGCAGATGTTACAGTAGAAGTAGAAGATGTAAGGTGTGGTAATGCGTACAGGCCAGGAGTTGAGGTTTGCTACAGAGGAAAATCGTACTGTATGTCTAAATGGGCAGCAGCAGTTTTTATAAAGTATTATGGAGCAACCCTAGGTGCTTGTGATGCAGTAGAGCAGGTGTCTATTACAAATTTAAGATTGTATCCAAATCCGTTCAGAAACTATTTAAATATTCAATTAAATAGTAATATAGAAACTAGAGCAGACTTTGTTATCTATAACTTTTATGGTAGAAAAGTCTTTAGTTCACAAGAAAAGCTTAGAGCAGGAAAATCTAACTTAACGTACAACTTAAGTTATTTAAGACGCGGAAAATACTTTTTAAAAGTAAGAGTAAATGGTATAACGCAAAAAGCAAGGTTGCTTATTAAGCGTTAA